The Stomoxys calcitrans chromosome 3, idStoCalc2.1, whole genome shotgun sequence genome includes a region encoding these proteins:
- the LOC106081257 gene encoding odorant receptor 33b-like, which translates to MPLNSEYMQFHRNRTRKRGTGVNCFCYDALLNIAVTFWYPVHLTLGLLMLPTHGDIFKNLSMTITCIVCTLKHISLRLKLKKLHEIETLLDHLDKRVESQEEWDYFTEGPQKTVKNVTKMYFGIYMGANVAGILTVILDSERRLMYPAWFPFDWKSSFSIYCLTLLYQIFGVTMQIIQNMVNDAFTPVVLCLLGGHVRLLAMRVRKIGYDPGRDNNHNLDDLKRCIEDHIKLRHLFKTLEDALSIVQLSLFISSGLNICVALVYLLFYADTFVATLYYSMFLLAICIELFPIYFYGSVMQMEFEDLTYAIFSSNWAEQPKLYRKNMQIFLQNTLPRVKMVGCGIVSIQLETFFLICRMAYTSFTLIRTINMDVQ; encoded by the exons ATGCCTCTCAATAGCGAATATATGCAATTCCATCGAAATCGAACAAGAAAGCGAGGAACCGGCGTTAATtg TTTCTGCTATGATGCCTTGCTGAACATTGCTGTCACCTTTTGGTATCCTGTCCACTTGACTTTGGGTTTGCTGATGCTTCCCACTCATGGTGACATTTTCAAGAATTTGTCTATGACCATAACCTGCATTGTGTGCACTCTTAAGCATATAAGCCTGAGATTAAAATTGAAGAAACTGCATGAAATAGAGACTTTGTTGGACCACTTGGATAAAAGAGTCGAAAGTCAAGAGGAGTGGGACTATTTCACTGAAGGTCCCCAGAAGACTGTAAAGAACGTGACGAAGATGTATTTCGGCATTTATATGGGTGCGAATGTAGCTGGCATACTTACCGTTATACTAGATTCGGAGCGTAGGCTGATGTATCCTGCTTGGTTTCCATTCGATTGGAAATCCTCCTTTTCGATATACTGCCTGACTCTGCTGTATCAGATTTTCGGAGTCACCATGCAAATCATACAGAATATGGTCAACGATGCTTTTACTCCAGTGGTGCTTTGCTTGCTGGGAGGTCATGTTAGGCTGCTGGCAATGCGAGTGCGAAAAATTGGTTATGACCCAGGGAGGGATAATAACCATAATCTGGACGATTTGAAAAGGTGTATTGAGGATCACATTAAACTGCGACA CCTTTTCAAAACATTGGAAGATGCCTTGTCCATAGTTCAACTGTCACTTTTCATTTCGAGTGGCCTGAATATTTGTGTGGCCCTGGTCTATCTGCTTTTCTATGCAGATACTTTTGTGGCCACCCTCTACTACTCCATGTTTCTGTTAGCCATTTGTATTGAGCTCTTTCCCATCTACTTCTATGGCAGTGTTATGCAAATGGAATTTGAGGATCTGACCTATGCCATATTTTCTAGCAATTGGGCTGAGCAACCGAAACTCTATCGCAAGAACATGCAAATCTTTCTTCAGAATACTTTGCCCAGGGTAAAAATGGTTGGATGCGGCATAGTGAGCATTCAGTTGGAGACGTTCTTTCTAATTTGCAGAATGGCCTACACCTCGTTTACATTGATAAGAACTATTAATATGGATGTTCAGTAG